DNA sequence from the Uloborus diversus isolate 005 chromosome 1, Udiv.v.3.1, whole genome shotgun sequence genome:
GCCTTTTCTGAATCCAGATTTTTCCTTTAGAAGTAATGGATCCGTAGCCTATTGTTAATTATCTTACTGTATAATTTATAGGTGCTATTAAGTACGCTAATACCTCTGTAGTTCCCACAGCAATTTCTATTTCCTTTTTTGAAGATAGATATAATTTTACTAGTTTTCCAGTCCGTGGGAATCTCGCAATTTTTCCAGCAAATATTAAACAGATGGAGCATTTTTGCATGCAGTAAGCTTCCTCCATATTTTAGGATTCAGTACGTTCAGGACGTACGTACGGAGCGTTCAGGTTGTCAGTACCCACAGCTTTCCTGTTTTTTATACTCTTCAATGCTTCCTGCAGCTCATTCATTTCGCTGTAATCTATGTCCTGGTCTATTGTTCCGATATCAAACTCTATAGCTGCAGTTGGGCTATACCAGAGGTTTCTGTAATGATCAATCCATTCTTTCGTTTTAATGATATTAATGTAAGCATTGTCTCTCTCCTCCTTGTTCAATTTTCTAAGGATCTTGTAAGCCAATGTCTGTCTACCATGCACATCATTTTCAACAACACTAATAAATTTGTCCCACGATTCCTGGTGTGCGTTACGTATGATGCGCTTTGCTAGATTTCTTTTCTCTTTATAAATTTCTCTTGTTTCAAGTGTATTATTTTGCAGCATATTCCTAAAGGCCATCTGCTTTTCCTTGACAGCTTTCTCAATGTCATCATTCCAAATTATCAGGCcatttttcctgtattttttccTACTCTTTCCAAGCGCCTCATATGCCGCCTTCTGGATCAAATTTTTGATGTTATCCCATTCCTCGTTGACATTATCATTTGAATCTGCTTCTCTGATCAGTTGATTCAATCGTTTTTGGTATACATTTCTTATACTATCCTCTTGTAACAGAGGTATCCGGAAAACTTCTTCTTCAGGTCTATTATGTTTAGGTTTAGACCTTTTCCATCTAGTCATAAGCTTAATTTTAGAAATGACCAAAAAGTGATCAGAATAAATATCATATCCTCTGAGGACGCGTGTGTCCATTATTTGTGAAGAtagttttttatttacaattacataATCAATTAGTGACCTTGTGCCTCTTGCACTCCACGTATATTTGTTGATCTCTTTTTTCCTAAAGAATGTATTTGTTAACTTAAAGTTGTTAAAAGAGGCAAAATCTCTTAATTGTTTGCCATTATCATTCAGACAAATTTCGCCAAATGTTCCAACAACATTT
Encoded proteins:
- the LOC129218133 gene encoding uncharacterized protein LOC129218133, giving the protein MKEFELINRLKKRSINIAVITETKKKLKGTQDIDDFVMLYSGVPQNKRAACGVAILLDKTWKNKIVNYTFVNERMIIVRLKFERGYLSVFGVYAPENGRKEETDLFYEELQLRINNCKKNDSMILMGDLNARVGNQPIPNVVGTFGEICLNDNGKQLRDFASFNNFKLTNTFFRKKEINKYTWSARGTRSLIDYVIVNKKLSSQIMDTRVLRGYDIYSDHFLVISKIKLMTRWKRSKPKHNRPEEEVFRIPLLQEDSIRNVYQKRLNQLIREADSNDNVNEEWDNIKNLIQKAAYEALGKSRKKYRKNGLIIWNDDIEKAVKEKQMAFRNMLQNNTLETREIYKEKRNLAKRIIRNAHQESWDKFISVVENDVHGRQTLAYKILRKLNKEERDNAYINIIKTKEWIDHYRNLWYSPTAAIEFDIGTIDQDIDYSEMNELQEALKSIKNRKAVGTDNLNAPYVRPERTES